A genomic window from Chrysoperla carnea chromosome 3, inChrCarn1.1, whole genome shotgun sequence includes:
- the LOC123295498 gene encoding SIN3-HDAC complex-associated factor, translated as MFSFHKPKVYRSSTGCCICKAKSSSSRFTDSRKYEQDFLQCFQLATPRQGEICNACVLLVKRWKKLPAGSSRNWRHVVDARAGPGMKSMVKFKSKNKLNDAASERLSEMKIRRKKKDVSHSKREISPFLSDDNTTIDEISGVSNRADSPINAALNSDPEEVMDHNSREKTVQSTGSRCRLKGFKSRHRSPSLPVSSFLDMSFWKREYVCCGTVFIGPTGELLVDPRFLKPCSSHRKGEQVNNETNETNSTSSAVRSPESALSKSTLTLKSFSDSSSDSGYDESSNPGNENHRPEITESVEVVIDSPLTTIH; from the exons ATGTTCTCTTTTCACAAACCCAAAGTCTACCGCTCGTCTACTGGTTGCTGTATTTGTAAAGCTAAATCAAGCAG ctcCCGTTTTACGGACAGTAGAAAGTATGAACAAGATTTTCTACAATGCTTCCAATTGGCTACACCACGTCAAGGTGAAATATGTAATGCTTGCGTGTTACTCGTTAAACGATGGAAAAAATTACCAGCAGGTTCATCGAGAAATTGGCGACATGTTGTCGATGCACGTGCGGGGCCTGGAATGAAATCAATGGTGAagtttaaatcgaaaaataaactaAACGATGCAGCATCAGAACGATTATCTGAAATGAAAATTCGAAGGAAGAAAAAGGATGTAAGCCATTCTAAACGTGAAATAAGTCCATTTCTATCTGACGATAATACTACTATTGATGAAATTAGTGGTGTTTCAAATCGAGCGGATAGTCCAATAAATGCTGCATTAAATAGTGATCCTGAAGAGGTAATGGATCACAATTCGAGAGAGAAAACTGTGCAATCGACTGGCAGTCGATGTCGATTGAAAGGTTTTAAGAGTCGCCATAGGTCACCGTCATTACCAGTTAGCAGTTTTTTGGACATGTCATTTTGGAAAAG agagTATGTTTGCTGTGGTACAGTATTTATCGGACCTACTGGTGAATTGCTAGTGGATCCTCGTTTTTTGAAGCCATGTTCCTCACATCGGAAAGGTGAACAAGTTAATAATGAAACAAACGAGACGAATTCAACATCATCAGCGGTACGATCCCCTGAATCAGCATTGAGTAAATCAACACTAACACTGAAATCATTCAGTGACAGTAGTTCAGATTCCGGATATGATGAATCATCAAATCCAGGTAATGAAAATCATCGGCCTGAAATAACTGAATCCGTCGAAGTCGTTATAGATTCACCCTTAACCACGATTCATTaa
- the LOC123295499 gene encoding ras-related protein Rab-21, with protein MTNSNNTRNFKIVLLGEGCVGKTSLVLRYVEDKFNDKHISTLQASFLNKKININGQRINLSIWDTAGQERFHALGPIYYRSSNGAILVYDITDEDSFQKVKNWVKELRKMLGTDICLVIAGNKIDLEKERNVPIEEAESYASKVGAIHFQTSAKMNLGIEEMFINLVQRMLDKSEEQNAANKTLLSRQSSQRGTVFVAENDEQTENTANVSKSCCSSG; from the exons ATGACTAATTCAAATAATActcgtaattttaaaatagtcttACTTGGGGAGGGCTGTGTTGGTAAAACTTCATTAGTTTTGAGATATGTTGAGGATAAGTTTAATGATAAACATATATCTACAttacag GCatctttcttaaataaaaaaataaacataaatggGCAAAggattaatttatcaatttgggATACTGCGGGTCAGGAGCGATTTCATGCATTAGGTCCTATTTATTACCGTTCTTCTAATGGAGCCATATTAGTTTATGATATTACCGATGAAGATTCATtccaaaaagtgaaaaattggGTGAAAGAATTACGAAAAATGTTGGGGACTGATATATGTTTAGTTATAGCTggaaataaaatagatttagaAAAAGAACGAAATGTGCCTATTGAAGAAGCTGAATC GTATGCGAGTAAGGTAGGAGCGATACATTTTCAAACATCCGCTAAAATGAATCTTGGAATTGaagaaatgtttataaatcTTGTACAAAGGATGTTGGATAAATCTGAAGAGCAAAATGCcgcaaataaaacattattatcaaGACAAAGTTCACAACGAGGGACCGTTTTTGTTGCTGAAAATGATGAACAGACCGAAAATACTGCAAATGTATCGAAATCATGCTGTTCTAGTGGATAA
- the LOC123295147 gene encoding motile sperm domain-containing protein 2-like: MSQATQAQIDELRSLFQAKFEETYSSKEDAFHPNDLARINNGDSWLGRFIDHHDGNVSEALNMLWETLEWRKKFGTNDISESNVRMEYLIDGSIFTRNRDKDGCRLFIFKSKKHYKGQKDFDELKRCVVYWFERLEKMDNGKHITLFFDMADTGLSNMDMEFTKYLISLFKQYYPNFLNYILIFEMPWVLNAAFKIIKSWLPEKAVEKIKFVNKKTLSTYVEPEQALKCWGGLDDYTFTFVPFEFENTTGDMKDSNSNDGGNNKKVHFADGSQLSNNISEKYEANPNAILLINPPEVITFSSDGGDLHGSLTITNKSKQIISYKVKTTSPEKFRVRPSSGCLSEGENVTINVALQPGFQLGGLSRDKFLVMCMNVDNVNMSVSDINELWKNNAGKQIEQHRLRCGEPQNLTANRNGISILNTSGDVSKQLNSVISSVQKLHNSQEHLQRSIKRIEILQLLNLILFITISVIFLYMLQNELSLERGGGGASSSMCYRE; this comes from the exons ATGTCACAAGCAACACAAGCACAAATCGATGAATTACGAAGCctgtttcaagcaaaatttgAAGAAACATATTCATCAAAAGAAG atgcGTTTCATCCGAATGATTTAGCTCGTATTAATAATGGTGATTCCTGGCTAGGACGTTTTATAGATCACCATGATGGGAATGTATCAGAAGCTTTAAATATGTTATGGGAAACTTTAGAATGGCGTAAAAAATTTGGAACTAACG acATTTCTGAAAGTAATGTGCGTATGGAATACTTAATAGATGGTAGTATTTTTACAAGAAATAGAGATAAAGATGGATGCAGgctgtttatatttaaatctaaGAAACACTACAAAGGCCAGAAAGATTTTGATGAGCTAAAACGTTGTGTTGTTTATTGGTTTGAACGTTTAGAAAA aaTGGATAATGGAAAACATATCACGTTATTTTTTGATATGGCTGATACTGGTTTATCCAACATGGATatggaatttacaaaatatttaataagtttatttaaacaatattatccaaatttcttaaattatattcttatatttGAAATGCCTTGGGTGCTTAATg ctgcatttaaaataattaaatcatggTTGCCAGAAAAAGctgtagaaaaaattaaatttgtaaataagaaAACTTTATCCACATATGTTGAACCCGAACAAGCATTAAAATGTTGGGGTGGTTTAGACGATTATACATTCACTTTCGTGccatttgaatttgaaaatacaacAGGCGATATGAAAGATAGTAATTCAAATGACGGGGGTAATAATAAGAAG gTGCACTTTGCTGATGGTTCAcaactttcaaataatatttcagaGAAATATGAAGCTAATCCAA atgccattcttttaataaatccTCCAGAAGTGATTACATTTAGCAGTGACGGAGGTGATTTGCATGGTTCGttaacaataacaaataaaagtaaACAGATAATTTCTTATAAG gtaaAAACAACATCACCAGAAAAGTTTCGAGTACGCCCAAGTTCAGGATGCCTGAGCGAAGGTGAAAATGTTACAATTAATGTTGCATTACAACCTGGTTTTCAACTAGGTGGTTTATCAAGAGACAAATTTTTAGTGATGTGTATGAATGTGGATAATGTAAATATGTCTGTGAGTGATATTAACGAATTGTGGAAA aataacgCTGGCAAACAAATCGAACAACATCGTTTACGTTGCGGTGAACCACAGAATTTAACGGCAAATCGCAATGGTATATCAATATTAAACACCTCCGGCGATGTATCCAAACAATTGAACAGTGTGATCAGTTCTGTACAAAAACTTCATAATTCACAAGAACATTTACAAAGGTCTATAAAACGAATAGAAATCTTACAATTATTaaatcttatattatttataacaatatctgtaatatttttgtatatgttaCAAAATGAACTATCGTTAGAGCGGGGCGGAGGTGGTGCTTCATCGAGTATGTGTTACAGAgaataa